ACATGGGTTCCGAACAGCAGGTGCACGCGCTGCGCGGGGTGAACCTGCGCATCGACAAGAACGAGTACGTGGCCATCATGGGGCCCTCGGGCTCGGGAAAGTCGACGCTCATGAACCTGATCGGCTGCCTGGACACGCCCAGCAAAGGGCGCTACTGGCTGAACGGCCAGCTGGTCAGCGAGCTGGACGACGACCAGCTGGCGCGGATCCGCAACAAGGAGATCGGCTTCGTCTTCCAGACCTTCAACCTGCTGGCTCGGGCCACCTCGCTGCATAACGTCGAGCTGCCGCTGATCTACAACGGGACCCCGGCCGAGGAACGCATCGAGCGCGCCAAGGCGGCGCTGCGGGCGGTGGACTTGGAACCGCGCATGATGCACAAGCCCAACGAGCTCTCCGGCGGGCAGCGGCAACGCGTGGCCGTCGCCCGCGCCCTGGTCAACAACCCGGCCATCATCCTGGCGGACGAACCCACCGGGAACCTGGATTCGCAGACGGGCAACGAGATCATGGCCCTGTTCGACCGGCTGCACCAGCAGGGCAACACCATCGTGCTGGTCACCCACGAGCACGATATCGCCGCCTACGCCCACCGCGTCGTGCACCTCAAGGACGGGCTGGTCTCCGGCGACGAGCGCAAGCCCCGCTAGCCGCGAAAACCCTCCCTTTCAGTCGTCGACGAAAATCGCCTGCTCTCCCACCAGGGGCAGCAGTGGCCGCAGGCGTTCCTCCGGGACCTCCACCCTGTCGGGTACGGCATGGCGGGGCGGGTTCCCCGGGCGGAAGTCCAGATACAGGCTGCGCCGCAGAAAACGCTCCGGGAAGTGGGCGAAGCGCAGCAGCGGGTACTTGATCTGCGGGCCGAAGAGCCGGCGTCCCAGCAGGTAGTAGTAGA
This DNA window, taken from Terriglobales bacterium, encodes the following:
- a CDS encoding ABC transporter ATP-binding protein; amino-acid sequence: MGSEQQVHALRGVNLRIDKNEYVAIMGPSGSGKSTLMNLIGCLDTPSKGRYWLNGQLVSELDDDQLARIRNKEIGFVFQTFNLLARATSLHNVELPLIYNGTPAEERIERAKAALRAVDLEPRMMHKPNELSGGQRQRVAVARALVNNPAIILADEPTGNLDSQTGNEIMALFDRLHQQGNTIVLVTHEHDIAAYAHRVVHLKDGLVSGDERKPR